From Debaryomyces hansenii CBS767 chromosome C complete sequence, a single genomic window includes:
- a CDS encoding DEHA2C10428p (some similarities with uniprot|P47015 Saccharomyces cerevisiae YJL131C), translating into MIRITRSYASNLGLRLLSSNSKWNKPFDFTNLNSNKSAEPFDLESLLVRGTSGEGTSKKSSAFSGPEKNAIHNNRFVNMFDKTTQTGNKHVHNNDGSEKFKEFNQKHNNKKHRNQRSHGDRRNHMDTKKSPRKALRFQISTGSDQAQNALKDLISKVHMVSKSYKVKFVNPQNNKLEQKHLVEIVNDLDLAENGLFMVAPSKEGDLPLVKTNKVFEMIKHYTTELATQREKELLEKGSIAAQKAIRQRDRAEKKKSATKILTLSWKISLSDLNNQKKMEIKRRMNKGEKFILYIGDKRSLYSARKSVDKEGGIVENMKDTTAVNEEESEEVVNVNDPSDVDFEIKRRHMIIEELQSILEECECQFDISGHIDSRIMVSCAPPIATTKPNEGNLEENSSKELKKQKKLMKLKKLEEKKQKKTKVEEDLDSLYSFKIED; encoded by the coding sequence AATAAACCATTTGATTTCACTAATcttaattccaataaatcTGCTGAACCTTTTGATTTGGAAAGTTTATTAGTTAGGGGTACCTCGGGCGAAGGAACTTCAAAGAAATCATCAGCTTTCAGTGGTCCTGAAAAGAATGCAATACATAATAACAGATTTGTTAATATGTTTGACAAAACTACGCAGACCGGTAATAAACATGTACATAATAACGACGggagtgaaaaatttaaggAATTTAACCAGAagcataataataagaaacaCAGAAACCAAAGAAGTCATGGTGACAGAAGAAATCATATGGATACGAAAAAATCGCCTAGGAAGGCGTTGAGGTTTCAAATAAGTACAGGTTCTGACCAAGCCCAAAATGCTCTTAAGGATTTAATATCGAAGGTACATATGGTGAGCAAATCTTACAAGGTGAAATTTGTAAATCCCCAGAACAATAAGTTAGAGCAAAAACATTTGGTTGAAATTGTGAATGATCTTGATCTTGCTGAAAATGGGTTGTTTATGGTTGCACCCTCAAAGGAGGGAGACTTACCATTGGTTAAGACAAATAAGGTGTTCGAGATGATTAAACACTATACAACCGAACTTGCAACGCAGAGAGAAAAGGAGCTATTGGAAAAGGGTAGTATAGCTGCACAGAAGGCAATCAGACAGCGGGACAGAGCTGAGAAGAAAAAGTCTGCAACAAAGATTCTTACCCTTTCGTGGAAGATAAGTTTGAgtgatttaaataatcaaaagaaaatggaAATTAAAAGGAGAATGAACAAAGGAGAAAAGTTCATCCTTTATATTGGTGATAAAAGAAGTTTGTATTCTGCCAGAAAATCGGTAGATAAAGAAGGTGGCATAGTTGAAAACATGAAAGATACGACTGCAGtgaatgaagaagaacTGGAAGAAGTAGTAAATGTTAATGATCCTTCTGATgtagattttgaaataaaaagacGCCATATGATCATTGAAGAACTCCAAAGCATCTTGGAAGAATGTGAATGCCAATTTGATATTAGCGGTCACATTGATTCGAGAATCATGGTTTCATGTGCACCTCCGATTGCCACGACTAAACCAAACGAAGGAAATCTAGAAGAGAATTCGTcaaaggaattgaaaaaacaaaaaaaattaatgaaactTAAAAAGcttgaagaaaagaaacagaagaagactaaagttgaagaagatttggaCTCATTGTATCTgttcaaaattgaagattaG
- a CDS encoding DEHA2C10560p (weakly similar to CA2212|IPF13919 Candida albicans): protein MKRWYATSNVSVSRGILHSAVDNLCKRALKSQTNDSSYLHETVKSLINKYHVPLAEYFGINSEQYNNINAKEEIWHKLMSIDKISAEIRSKRHDLLTLKNHQYRAPQVPYNNFLKALYPHRNRGSLSLISPEEDTSNFGSNAIKYESVNHNLVYRYYCELPHPAPSYMKPNHLDDFLSRFFYRRDFIKPNSFSSSYARSASSMYSTYNEMLEQRAEHVAMCTKILNDMKESELPLSIQEQNHFLFMSFFKDRADIIEKVENSVKQLAETDGQDSYPLPDNNKFDWNIYQSIKHQFKDETSKLNIGTYNTLLFIAMRHNRHDVVTDILQDLGLKDILNHEKHIMNEMNTTPNRETLELLLDYFSSQAYKEMSENQNSILAFSKIVNYLADSTHITLDVRTINKVIKGLTNMRNIEEAELLVSKLFFDPSFEDTEKTLFEKSNPELDLYKALTSDDKQLYKKLLRSYDALREILLSQNINDDLEPYKLMPNEGSFRPLINSYCSPNNDETSFQKSVYIMNVLENQYGLPITTRIFYALFSKFIEINKYSSRHSADWNLEGLNHITVKLINAHDRSYGFNQDAIMRNKLDELVLSAQLKSFVDKTIDGKKLGHIPKDRGNFVKLSDTIVHQVFRAYVSVLNNDTTLTLSQKKEFTGTIELLRKDLLNDIKSIRGSHPSPKGVPKSMVYINDEISYLKKGFIIDLIDSTYSI from the coding sequence ATGAAACGATGGTATGCTACGTCCAATGTATCTGTTAGTCGTGGTATTCTACATTCTGCGGTAGATAATTTGTGTAAACGGGCCTTAAAGTCTCAGACAAATGATTCGAGCTATCTACATGAGACGGtgaaatctttaataaataaatatcatGTTCCATTGGCAGAATATTTTGGCATAAACCTGGAACAATATAACAATATAAACgccaaagaagaaatatggCATAAATTAATGTCTATCGATAAAATATCTGCAGAGATACGGTCAAAGAGGCATGATCTACTTACTTtaaaaaatcatcaataccGAGCTCCCCAGGTTccatataataatttccTCAAAGCATTATACCCACATAGAAATAGAGGTTCTTTAAGTCTTATTTCTCCTGAGGAGGACACTTCTAACTTTGGCAGTAATGCGATTAAATACGAGCTGGTTAACCATAATTTGGTCTATAGGTATTACTGCGAATTGCCTCATCCTGCCCCATCATATATGAAACCAAACCATTTAGACGATTTCCTTAGTCGCTTTTTCTATAGGAGAGATTTTATTAAGCCCAACTCATTTTCCTCGTCATATGCAAGGTCTGCAAGTCTGATGTATAGTacatataatgaaatgttGGAACAAAGAGCAGAGCATGTTGCAATGTGTACAAAAATTCTCAATGACATGAAGGAATCTGAACTACCATTATCTATACAAGAACAAAACCATTTTCTCTTCATGAGCTTTTTCAAGGATCGAGCAGATATTATCGAGAAAGTTGAAAATTCCGTCAAACAGTTAGCGGAAACTGATGGTCAAGATTCATACCCATTACCTGATAACAACAAGTTTGATTGGAATATATATCAACTGATAAAACACCAGTTCAAGGATGAAACctcaaaattaaatattggTACCTATAATACTCTATTGTTTATTGCCATGAGACACAATAGACATGATGTGGTGACtgatattcttcaagacTTGGGCTTGAAAGATATACTTAATCATGAGAAGCATATTATGAATGAAATGAATACCACACCAAATCGTGAAACACTTGAACTCTTACTTGATTATTTTTCGTCTCAAGCATATAAAGAAATGTCGGAGAATCAAAACTCAATACTAGCATTTTCAAAGATTGTAAACTATTTGGCAGATTCAACTCATATCACATTAGATGTCAGAACCATAAATAAAGTTATAAAAGGCCTAACAAATAtgagaaatattgaagaagctgAACTTTTAGTTTCAAAGTTATTTTTTGATCCGCTGTTCGAAGACACAGAAAAgacattatttgaaaaatcaaacCCAGAATTGGATTTGTATAAGGCTTTAACATCGGATGATAAACAATTGTATAAGAAGTTATTGAGGCTGTACGATGCTTTGAGggaaatattattatcgCAGAATATCAATGACGATTTAGAGCCTTACAAGCTAATGCCAAATGAAGGTTCGTTTCGCccattaattaattcttaTTGTTCACCCAATAATGACGAAACCTCCTTTCAGAAATCAGTCTATATAATGAATGTTCTTGAGAATCAATATGGATTGCCTATAACTAccagaatattttatgcattgttttccaaattcattgaaattaacAAGTATAGTTCCCGTCACTCGGCAGATTGGAATTTGGAAGGACTAAATCATATTACAGTAAAGCTAATAAATGCACACGATCGGTCATATGGGTTCAATCAAGATGCCATTATGAGAAATAAACTAGATGAGTTGGTCCTTTCAGCTCAATTAAAGTCATTCGTAGATAAAACTATAGATGGAAAGAAATTGGGACATATTCCGAAAGATAGAGGTAACTTTGTTAAGCTTTCAGATACCATAGTCCATCAAGTATTTCGGGCTTATGTTTCAGTACTTAATAATGATACAACTTTAACTTTATCgcagaagaaagaatttaCAGGCACCATTGAGTTACTAAGaaaagatttattgaatgatatAAAAAGTATAAGAGGCTCACATCCATCGCCTAAGGGTGTTCCAAAGCTGATGGTTTacattaatgatgaaatcaGCTACCTAAAGAAAGGATTTATAATCGATTTAATAGATCTGACGTATTCCATATGA
- a CDS encoding DEHA2C10450p (some similarities with uniprot|P36142 Saccharomyces cerevisiae YKR051w) yields the protein MRGEPTLPDWVTIISGYSSIISSVIIFSSIILHLRNYRKPFQQRLMIRIQLIVPLFALSCFSMLKNPESLFNRYLLESIREVYEAFVIYTFFSLLTDMLGGERNIIIMTSGREPVDHPGILRCILPAIDISDPTTFLIIKRGILQYVWLKPVICVSTILTELIGWYNVNDVSATSTYLWLTILYNLSVTTSLYCLAMFWKVLWNDLKPFKPVGKFLCVKLIIFASYWQGVMLAILNFSGVLPGSASTKANNTNIGVYIQNALLCVELIAFAIGHWHSFSYKPFTISAIPNGRLEFYYAVKDMFGIKDLVHDFKLTFHGDYYKDYKRFDSVEAITAHPESKGRMSRINQGLRYHGDGKHKHWLPNNQSPVQSSTNVRSTSEANALLYQPLLGSTSQYAPSLNSTGTSTRGIYPSSPKNITPPDSPVVPASAGTFNSTNGPTITEVLNTNEISYDKELLDEDEIYYQNACSVINNYRLDQNEVKKLINYPIVDEVVDGHMFGYKVKKLRADRIRQQQRNDNSSNGGNKNNYYGSIA from the coding sequence ATGAGAGGAGAACCAACTCTACCCGATTGGGTAACTATAATATCTGgatattcatcaataatatctAGCGTTATTATATTTTCGAGTATTATTTTGCACTTGAGGAATTATCGTAAGCCGTTTCAGCAAAGGCTAATGATTAGAATTCAGTTGATCGTTCCACTTTTTGCGTTGTCGTGTTTTTCCATGCTAAAGAATCCTGAATCATTGTTTAATAGATATTTGTTGGAATCAATACGAGAAGTTTATGAAGCTTTTGTAATCTACACTTTTTTCTCGTTATTGACAGATATGTTAGGGGgagaaagaaatatcatcatcatgACGAGTGGGAGGGAACCAGTTGATCATCCTGGCATTTTAAGGTGTATTTTACCTGCTATTGATATATCTGACCCAACCACATTCTTAATAATTAAGCGAGGAATTTTACAATATGTTTGGTTGAAGCCAGTAATATGCGTTAGCACTATACTAACGGAATTAATAGGGTGGTATAATGTGAATGATGTTAGTGCAACCTCGACATATTTATGGCTTACCATACTATATAACCTAAGCGTTACGACatcattatattgtttGGCTATGTTTTGGAAAGTGCTTTGGAATGATTTAAAGCCATTTAAACCAGTGGGCAAGTTTTTGTGTGTCAAGCTAATTATTTTTGCATCATACTGGCAAGGAGTTATGTTGGCAATACTAAATTTTTCTGGAGTGTTACCAGGATCAGCATCAACCAAGGCGaataataccaatattggtgtttatattcaaaatgcaTTACTTTGCGTCGAGTTAATAGCGTTTGCTATTGGCCATTGGCATTCTTTCTCCTATAAACCTTTCACAATTTCAGCAATACCAAATGGGAGATTGGAGTTCTATTACGCTGTCAAAGATATGTTTGGTATCAAAGATTTAGTTCatgattttaaattaaCTTTCCATGGCGATTATTATAAAGATTATAAGAGATTTGATTCTGTTGAAGCTATAACTGCCCACCCAGAATCTAAAGGGCGTATGAGTAGGATTAATCAAGGCTTAAGGTATCATGGTGATGGAAAGCATAAACATTGGCTCCCAAACAATCAATCACCAGTTCAGAGCTCTACGAATGTGCGAAGTACTTCAGAAGCAAATGCGCTATTATATCAACCATTACTAGGGAGCACTCTGCAATACGCACCATCCTTAAATTCAACTGGAACATCTACTAGAGGAATTTATCCTTCGTCACCAAAAAATATAACACCTCCTGATTCTCCGGTAGTACCTGCTTCAGCAGGAACATTCAATCTGACCAACGGTCCTACCATAACCGAAGTCTTGAATACAAATGAAATTTCATACGATAAAGAGTTACTcgacgaagatgaaatttACTACCAGAATGCATGTTCAGTTATTAACAATTATAGATTAGACCAAAATGAAGTTAAGAAGTTGATAAATTACCCAATTGTGGACGAAGTTGTTGATGGACATATGTTTGGTTATAAAGTTAAGAAATTAAGAGCTGATAGGATAAGacaacaacaaagaaatgATAATTCATCTAATGGTGGcaataagaataattattaCGGAAGTATAGCATAA
- a CDS encoding DEHA2C10582p (similar to CA3953|IPF6714 Candida albicans) has protein sequence MIGTIIIFAIVIIAFLIYLPYSSGLAKYEYERKPKEKVQQNNKDNYLNSYQGYIPPDEEASLREQGQESHSFRVSVSKLREKAHVTSSDIPLKIRLQQDSSLRRRNKERLDIDTDPNNYDYDIDELIKEENEAAVEDQKREFYKNLQMGKEKEAMV, from the coding sequence ATGATTGGAACCATTATCATATTTGCTATAGTGATTATTGCATTTTTAATATACTTGCCATATTCATCAGGTTTAGctaaatatgaatatgaaaGGAAACCCAAGGAAAAGGTCCAGCAGAACAATAAAGACAATTACTTGAACAGTTACCAGGGTTATATCCCACCGGATGAAGAGGCATCCTTGAGAGAACAAGGACAAGAATCACATTCATTCAGGGTTAGCGTTTCGAAGCTCAGGGAGAAAGCCCATGTAACGTCTAGCGATATTCCATTGAAAATTAGGTTGCAGCAAGATTCTTCTTTGAGAAGGAGAAACAAGGAAAGATTAGACATAGACACCGACCCTAATAATTACGATTACGACATTGATGAACTTATAAAGGAAGAAAACGAAGCGGCCGTTGAGGATCAAAAAAGAGAATTCTAtaaaaatcttcaaatggggaaagaaaaagaggCGATGGTATAA
- a CDS encoding DEHA2C10494p (similar to uniprot|Q12296 Saccharomyces cerevisiae YOL060c AMI3 Protein required for normal mitochondrial morphology), with the protein MSKNKLPSRSNHANSLTGGSAISRLVFIFAQLPNLVKALPIFSRNVDIEHNDIAEAMIMTPESFYTNLFTSVFLVLAGGVFAGLTLGLMGQDEVYLKVIATSGEPQERSHARKVLKLIGRGKHWVLVTLLLSNVITNETLPIVLDRCLGGGWPAVITSTVSIVIFGEIIPQSICVRYGLQVGAMFSPFVLMLMYVMYPVAYPCALLLDHILGEDHGTVYKKSGLKTLVTLHKTMGVERLNQDEVTIISAVLDLKEKPVAHIMTPMDRVYTMSADAILDEKTVEEIFNAGFSRIPIHLPNEPMNFIGMLLVRVLISYDPEDALPVASFPLATLPETGRDTSCLNILNYFQEGKSHMIVVSENPGEPTGSLGVLTLEDVIEELIGEEIVDESDVYIDINKNIKRTQPGPLSKRNLTTYLNNMYHKSASASKRNSLDDSALTPLKDSFAEVSSSPSRQKLFHGSGSAGNSPKIGPVDATKGWKPLNPASNPLELNKSFVKIKRPDMESVKNSVMPPPKRLPPKNTTSYGAIHATEEGALNSAKNLSAESQNEIGNHDRAQRFLLPEEKETDLSEIMGRKKNQNGHDQNPDDFQHHHGSHNGEGYDVHYHNDYSSSHSHNIVPEYQEARSYRTGGIIESVVNVQGVHKTIIENVDEENDYSHLRNSFGDSLENSQVSGLADNRDDNEEAEGLLAGLKKKAIGSSVLSGNSSNSDDSKKRKSSVWDKFMNNSNSNSNS; encoded by the coding sequence ATGTCGAAAAATAAGCTACCTTCGCGAAGTAATCATGCGAATTCATTAACAGGTGGTAGTGCCATCTCAAGATtagtatttatatttgcaCAACTTCCAAATTTAGTCAAGGCTTTGccaattttttcaagaaacGTTGATATCGAGCATAATGATATTGCTGAAGCGATGATCATGACACCAGAGCTGTTCTATACGAACCTATTCACTTCTGTTTTCCTTGTTTTGGCAGGGGGTGTATTTGCAGGGTTGACGTTGGGCTTGATGGGCCAAGATGAGGTCTACTTGAAGGTTATTGCAACAAGTGGCGAGCCACAGGAACGTAGCCACGCACGTAAAGTGTTGAAGTTGATTGGCCGTGGTAAGCACTGGGTGCTAGTTACTTTGTTATTGTCGAACGTCATTACCAACGAAACGTTACCGATTGTGTTGGACAGATGTTTAGGAGGTGGATGGCCTGCAGTCATCACCTCTACTGTATCTATTGTTATTTTTGGTGAAATTATTCCACAATCCATATGTGTAAGATATGGATTACAGGTGGGGGCCATGTTTTCACCATTTgtgttgatgttgatgtACGTTATGTACCCAGTTGCATATCCTTGTGCGTTACTTTTGGACCATATTTTAGGTGAAGATCATGGTACCGTATACAAAAAGTCTGGTTTGAAAACATTAGTTACTTTGCATAAAACAATGGGTGTTGAAAGGTTAAATCAAGATGAGGTGACAATTATTAGTGCTGTATTAGACTTGAAAGAGAAGCCGGTGGCACATATTATGACGCCTATGGATAGAGTCTATACTATGAGTGCAGACGCAATATTGGATGAGAAAactgttgaagaaatcttTAATGCTGGATTTTCTCGAATTCCAATTCATCTTCCAAATGAACCTATGAACTTTATTGGGATGTTATTAGTTAGAGTGTTAATTAGTTACGATCCCGAAGACGCATTACCAGTGGCTTCATTTCCATTGGCTACCCTACCAGAAACAGGAAGGGATACTTCGTGTTTGAACATTTTAAATTACTTCCAAGAAGGTAAATCGCATATGATCGTGGTTAGTGAAAACCCTGGTGAGCCAACTGGATCTCTTGGTGTCTTGACTTTAGAAGATgtcattgaagaattgatcgGTGAAGAAATTGTCGACGAATCTGATGTCTACATTGATATCAATAAGAATATCAAGAGGACGCAACCTGGCCCATTATCCAAGAGAAACTTAACCACTTACTTAAACAATATGTATCATAAATCAGCATCAGCATCTAAGAGAAACTCCCTCGATGATAGTGCCTTGACTCCTTTGAAGGATTCTTTTGCAGAAGTATCATCCTCTCCGTCAAGACAGAAATTGTTCCACGGTAGTGGCAGTGCTGGAAATTCTCCAAAGATAGGTCCGGTTGATGCTACCAAAGGCTGGAAACCTTTGAACCCTGCTTCAAATCCACTAGAACTCAATAAGTCATTCGTTAAAATTAAGAGACCAGATATGGAGTCGGTTAAAAACTCCGTTATGCCACCACCAAAGAGATTACCGCCAAAGAACACTACGTCCTATGGGGCAATCCATGCAACAGAAGAGGGTGCATTAAATAGTGCGAAGAATCTCAGCGCCGAATCGCAGAATGAAATCGGCAATCATGATCGCGCCCAAAGGTTCTTATTACcagaagagaaagagaCGGATTTGTCGGAAATCATGGGCCGTAAGAAGAACCAGAATGGCCATGATCAAAACCCTGATGACTTCCAACATCATCATGGTTCGCATAATGGCGAGGGCTACGACGTTCATTATCACAACGATTACTCTTCGTCGCACTCTCACAACATAGTACCCGAGTACCAAGAAGCGAGGTCTTACAGGACTGGTGGTATTATTGAATCGGTGGTTAATGTACAGGGTGTACATAAGACAATCATAGAAAACGTAGATGAAGAGAACGATTACTCACATCTTAGGAATAGTTTCGGGGACAGTTTAGAGAACTCTCAAGTTTCGGGCTTGGCTGATAACCGAGacgataatgaagaagctgAAGGCTTGCTTGCTggattaaagaagaaggctATTGGTTCGAGCGTTTTGTCTGGTAATAGCAGTAATTCCGATGATAGCAAGAAGCGGAAATCCAGCGTATGGGATAAATTcatgaataattcaaattcaaattcaaattcttaa
- a CDS encoding DEHA2C10538p (similar to uniprot|P40496 Saccharomyces cerevisiae YIL093c RSM25 Mitochondrial ribosomal protein of the small subunit) has translation MKIQTKATGVLERTSHYLKAGILREKPAWFNVVGSHPPMMDLTKKPKKFDTQAQENDPSRSLFQKKKGGDLFKTRSNIYDRQQRHNSISRVPKLEFLEDQLRDVFYHQHPWEFSRPKTLIENEGNESSQCDWSHMLQLYKPLDGESVVQRTLWLLQDSKKTGKTMSLFEAYDQARFEFYRLRMEEEMSSTVSKEESSMYGAIYPSTNLDWGIKKEQEYIDAWTKVAGEKTKVRDANKDGRTANGSMGADDVVESKQSIWETVFDASDVSEASLEENSNAQTKDNA, from the coding sequence ATGAAGATTCAAACAAAGGCGACAGGTGTTTTAGAACGAACATCTCATTACTTGAAAGCAGGAATTTTGAGGGAAAAACCAGCATGGTTCAATGTTGTTGGATCACATCCACCAATGATGGACTTAACGAAGAAaccaaaaaaatttgaCACACAAGCACAAGAAAATGATCCTAGCAGGTCATTgtttcaaaagaagaagggTGGAGACTTATTTAAGACCCGTTCCAATATATACGATAGACAACAAAGGCATAATAGCATTTCCAGAGTCCCCAAATTGGAATTTTTAGAAGATCAATTAAGAGACGTATTCTACCACCAACATCCTTGGGAATTTTCCAGACCAAAGAcattgattgaaaatgaaggTAATGAGTCCAGCCAATGTGATTGGTCGCATATGTTACAATTATACAAACCCTTAGATGGTGAATCCGTTGTCCAAAGAACTTTGTGGTTATTGCAAGATTCGAAGAAAACCGGTAAGACCATGTCATTATTTGAGGCATACGACCAGGCAAGATTCGAATTCTACAGATTAAGaatggaagaagaaatgaGCAGTACCgtttcaaaagaagaatccAGTATGTACGGTGCAATTTACCCATCCACCAACTTAGACTGGGGTATTAAGAAAGAACAAGAGTACATTGATGCATGGACCAAGGTTGCAGGTGAAAAGACTAAAGTTAGAGATGCCAACAAGGACGGAAGAACTGCTAACGGTTCAATGGGTGCAGATGATGTGGTTGAAAGCAAACAATCTATATGGGAGACAGTTTTCGATGCTTCTGACGTTTCTGAAGCTTCACTCGAAGAGAATTCGAATGCTCAAACCAAAGACAATGCTTAA
- a CDS encoding DEHA2C10516p (some similarities with wi|NCU09002.1 Neurospora crassa) encodes MSNPWAKRDAWRYQGQFSRFNRFKNAFPGFGIALGAFTLYVAYEQMFLKDKHHEEHH; translated from the coding sequence ATGAGCAATCCATGGGCTAAAAGAGATGCTTGGAGGTACCAAGGGCAATTCAGCCGTTTTAACAGATTCAAGAATGCATTTCCAGGGTTCGGTATTGCATTAGGAGCTTTCACCCTCTACGTTGCTTACGAACAAatgtttttgaaagataagCATCATGAAGAACACCACTAG
- a CDS encoding DEHA2C10472p (similar to uniprot|Q12100 Saccharomyces cerevisiae YDL025C): MLDSDPVDSKKNRSGLRGLFSSSTSLNKENRRAGNESRTSSPSSHRFLLKRRSSRGIFQSSQNSSTSSLNSVTKNNMYNPSGMPNNGSQEQIYKKPEHSYQSEAGDLSNEGTEYENSASSRSQSRDNTVNTSNGSFNNNDSSSPKTDERIPPHMQRRKVEQSPEAKKEIPKKTKSHSRHSSHLSLKRFLKKLKNTDTGDSKHKTKHANILPHHSADLYKKYGNVGKLLGTGASGSVKLVTSKTDPNEIFAVKKFRSKLPNENEHDYKVKVKNEFKIGQHLKHENLIHTIELIKETEMTSVEYYIVMEYCPYDFFNLVMSGLMTREECSCYFKQIINGVAYFQENGLAHRDLKLDNCVVTDDGILKLIDFGSAVQFRKEKVNNTPSEDDLDENHRLVRSRGVVGSDPYLAPEVLEPSNFGYDARGVDVWSIAIMYCCMILKRFPWKIPKVSDPSYKSFITDPNDTDTEELANDMNNTLTVSSSADANRRHSTGPDRLLRLLPTQARYLIQKMLIVDPLQRYTMKDVVNDEFYLSIDHCHTIEGEGPTRSFHSPDNHTHHLVTEEDLQKIKMEKERHKKLKDAGVA; the protein is encoded by the coding sequence ATGCTTGATTCGGATCCTGTGGATTCTAAGAAGAACCGTAGTGGATTAAGAGGATTgttttcatcttcaacttcattgAATAAGGAAAATCGTAGGGCAGGTAATGAGAGTAGGACATCGTCACCACTGTCACATAgatttttgttgaaaagGAGGAGCTCTAGGGgcatttttcaatcatcGCAAAATAGTTCTACAAGCTCTCTCAATTCAGTCACAAAAAACAATATGTATAATCCCAGTGGCATGCCTAACAATGGTAGTCAGGAGCAAATCTATAAAAAACCAGAACACAGTTATCAAAGTGAAGCGGGAGACCTTTCCAATGAGGGAACTGAGTATGAGAATTCCGCGAGCTCGAGAAGTCAATCAAGGGATAATACCGTTAATACGTCAAATGGCTCGTTCAATAACAATGATAGTAGCCTGCCAAAGACTGATGAAAGAATACCACCACATATGCAGCGTCGCAAGGTTGAACAACTGCCCGAAGCAAAAAAGGAAATACCCAAAAAGACGAAGAGTCATAGTCGTCATCTGAGTCatttatcattgaaaagattCCTTAAAAAGCTCAAAAACACAGACACAGGAGATAGTAAGCATAAAACTAAACATGCTAATATTTTGCCCCATCATTCGGCAGATTTGTATAAGAAGTACGGGAACGTTGGAAAGCTATTGGGGACGGGAGCAAGCGGATCAGTTAAGTTGGTTACTTCGAAGACCGACcctaatgaaatatttgcaGTTAAGAAGTTCAGATCTAAATTGCcgaatgaaaatgaacatGACTACAAAGTAAAAgtcaaaaatgaatttaaaatagGACAGCATTTGAAACATGAAAACTTGATCCATACAATCGAGTTGATTAAAGAAACTGAGATGACGTCAGTTGAATATTACATTGTCATGGAATATTGTCCAtatgatttcttcaatttggtGATGTCTGGACTTATGACTCGTGAGGAATGTTCATGTTATTTtaaacaaattattaacGGTGTTGCTTACTTCCAAGAGAATGGTTTGGCTCATAgagatttgaaattggatAATTGTGTGGTCACTGACGATGGTATActaaaattgattgattttggcTCGGCCGTGCAATTTAGAAAGGAAAAAGTTAATAACACCCCCTCTGAAGATGACCTAGACGAAAATCATAGGTTAGTAAGATCCAGAGGCGTAGTTGGCTCAGATCCATATTTGGCCCCGGAAGTTTTAGAACCAAGTAATTTTGGTTACGACGCGAGAGGTGTGGATGTATGGTCTATTGCAATTATGTATTGTTgtatgattttgaagagaTTTCCTTGGAAAATCCCTAAGGTAAGTGATCCGTCATACAAATCATTTATAACTGATCCTAATGACACAGATACAGAAGAGCTTGCAAATGATATGAATAATACCTTAACTGTCTCTTCCTCCGCAGATGCCAATAGAAGGCATTCAACGGGTCCTGACAGGTTACTTCGTCTTTTACCAACGCAGGCTCgttatttgattcaaaagaTGTTGATTGTAGATCCACTTCAAAGATACACTATGAAAGATGTTGTGAATGATGAGTTTTATTTGTCCATTGATCATTGTCATACAATCGAAGGTGAAGGTCCTACGAGATCATTCCACAGTCCTGACAATCATACGCATCATTTAGTAACCGAAGAGGATCTccaaaaaataaagatggAAAAAGAACGTCACAAAAAACTTAAAGATGCAGGTGTTGCCTAG